The DNA segment GGGCATGGCTCCGATATCGAGCTTCTGCGTTTGCATCTTCTGCGCCTGCATTTGGGCGTCTCCAATCGGACGGCATTTGCACGCAGTCTTCAGCGCAGGCGACTTATTTTTGGTTTAAGGCGAGATGATCAGACAGGTTTCCCGTTGATCACGGTTATCCCTAAGTAAATCCGAAATCGCTTGAATAAGGTGGGGCCTATTGTGGACGAGGCCCGGCCATCCATTTGATGATGCCCATCGCCGGTAGCACCCAGATGATGCCGCTGATGAGGAAATAGAGGAAATGTACCCAGCCGGGTTGGTCGCCAAGCGTGCGCACCGCCACGATCATCGCCACGATCGCATAGATGACGACCAGCAGAACGAGCAGGATCATGCCGATGAATTTGCGCAGGCGAAGGGGCAAGGTTGGTCTCTCCTCTCTCGACGGCGTGCCGCGACGGCATGCCGCAAAGTCTCGGGACTTGTTTTGCAC comes from the Rhizobium sp. NXC24 genome and includes:
- a CDS encoding DUF2842 domain-containing protein; this translates as MPLRLRKFIGMILLVLLVVIYAIVAMIVAVRTLGDQPGWVHFLYFLISGIIWVLPAMGIIKWMAGPRPQ